CGTTCGCGTGGAAACCCTGACTTGGTCAGGTGTTTGCATAATATCTAACCAATATTGTTTCTCTCCTGCAAACCAAAGCTTTCGAGCAGAAAAATCGAAAGATTTATAACCTTCGTCTAATTTGGTTTTCAATTTGTGTCGTGGTTGACTTACTCATCCTACAGTGTTTATGTCAGTCTTGGTTAGGTCGGGTCACGTGATCGTTATTGTGGAGGATGACCAATGCGAGTCGATCTTGGACACTCTCAAGGAAACCGGCGAGGCTAGCTTTCCAAGTGTCAAAGTTAACGCCAAAGAAAACGTGGCGATATTACCATTCTCCTCTGGTTGGTCAGGATTGCCGGAAGGAGTGATAATAACACATTAAAATCTAATTACTTTGGGTTCAGTTTCGAAATCggaggaatttttcatttacaATATAAACTCTAAACTACTAAACTTAATTCCTTTTCATCGTGCTTTTGGAATGAATGCCGTGCTGTCAATCAGTCTTCGGAAAGGAGGCACATtaaggccctgggaacgagattttTTCTTCCAACCATTTTTTTCCCTCAGTCATGCGATGAAGAGAAGACCACCAGCAGATAGTACCAAATACGCATGCGCACTGCCTACACAAACCTACTGATACCCACTCCAGGAAATTCAATCAGGGTCGTGGTGATACAAAAGCATATAGAATGTTAAAATGTTAAAGCCAGAAACTAGACTTCACGTTTGGGGAATTTTTTAACAGATTGTGACGTTTGCAAAATAAGTTCTTATCGAGCGAATCCCGGCGAACCTCAGCTGAGGTCCAAAGGAGACGAGGAATCTTAATGAAATCGTAAGTGGACTAAGATGATATTGGTTGAATCTCAAATAACTGCTGCAATTAAAAGAttacttcaaaatagaacttttggGTTGGTtaggagttttgttttttcatgttaGTCACGTTGTGCAAAGAAGGCAAAATGAtctttcacttgcttggcaaatgcttttcttttaaaggtaaaaaatgaaagacttacagctgctttttcaaaaaaattcgttttcatcatttcaaatttaagaGCCACAATTTTCCATGGCTACCACATTGTCCTGGTAATATGTTGCGCGCATGCGTACGTTGACACAGGGCACAGCTGATAGAGTGCATCTACCTTACTTTTAgcctttatttttcatcaaattgttTACAGTTCCCAAACTAGCCTCGTCTACTTTGATGGCACGAGATTACTACTCCTGGTTGTAGGCCCTTTGAAATCTCAATTACtcattaattattacaatttttaacCGATCCCTTACAAACCCATAATAGATCATGACGTCATGGAACAAGCGGCCCTATTGCAGCCTTTACACGTGATAGTGCTTTGATAACATGAGCTCAAATCAAGTAGGCCCCGAAGTAGCAGTGAGCCATCGACATATACACTGCAGCTGGGTTGGCCGAGTTCACTTGAAGCATTACGACGTCCCCAACATTCAGCGTAAATACCCCGGCGGCGAACATGGAGCCCTGCTTTAGAGCCATTGGTTGTACCATGGTAACTGCTCCGTTATTTACCATAACTAATATCCTGAAAGCCTTCTCAAGAAAGTAGATCTGTGTGTATATGTAGTACCGCCCAGCAATAGGCACGGTCACTCTCCCGTTGCTGTACTTCATACCTCCGGCAAGGTGACTGAAACGAGATTTGAGGGACCAGTCTTGGATCACTAAAAGAGAAAGCACATTTAAAATTTATAAGCGAAAAAAGAGAGAGCGATGAGGTGTAAACAAGAGGACCACAATATAAATTTGACTGAATTGGGTTGGAATGATCTGGCGGTGTGATAAAGTGGGCACTCGGAGTTTCGCCAGAATTTCGTCATTCTACGCCCGTCAGTCGATGTTTGTAcctgttttcatttatttatttagatatTTATCTAAACATTTGAAAGGTCCAGTTTTAAAGTGATCCATGTTGTTAATTGGGAGTCCTGTACATGCAACCTTTGGGAAAAACGCAAAAAGTAAGGAGGACACATTCCACACCAAATTTCCACACCGAAACTTTTGAGGCCTATCTCGGGTGCAACAAttgcctttatatcttcgcagcACCGAGgctctaagccatcaaacttcacaatcctcttaaaaaacatgtcaaaggaTCAGCGTTGTAAAACAAGCGAACTGCACTTTGCCAACTGGCTCTTCGGGctcgaaaagttctcgggacttttgagaaacaggccccagctgCTCCGAGTTGTTCTATACGCATTCGCTCCACTGTATCAACCGAGCAACGTCAGGTAACCATGGAcaactgtttcggccttgttaggcctcatcagCATGGCGTAGACGACATGCACTTGCAGAAGAGGTTTGTGAAAACCCCTTTAGCGGCAGCTCCACTGACAATATCTTCCTTAAAAGTTGAAAACCTTTGGCCAACTGTTTATTGGCTTACTAGCATCTGCAACGTCAGTTTATTAAGTCACCAAAATTGGACCTGAAGTATCAGAAAGAACTATTGTAGGGAGATGTGCATAGATAAATACCTTGATTTGCTGCGTAggtttttgctctcaaatcCAACGGCTCTAAATGAGCGGACGGCTTACTTGCACTCTGTAAAAACAAGGAAAGTGTGTTTTGACTCtgccgttgttgttgtgttaGCATCAGGAAAATTTAAAAGGAAACTTTAGATGGCGCCCACCTCTAGAAACTATAGATGTTAAAAAAGATGTCTTACCCAGGtcattttggtacatttctttCTCCACCCCCTTCAACAAACCGAAAATTCGACCGATGAGAGTTTCCGCGGCCTTTTGAGCTTGTAACAGTAAACTAAATCTCTTAGTCTGTCtgttcaatcagttcacaagaATCCCCGCCAGTCCaatttgccaaaattttaaAACGCGCAAAATGGAATGATTACAAAGTATAGCTTTTATGATCTTAGTTATGTTTCAAAACTGCGGCGATTTCTGCTGCCgtgaaaactaaaaataattaagaaGAATTGAGTTGTTTCAATAGAAGATTAAAAGACgcagaatagaccttttttcgcttgtcggttttgttttcccaatagaGATCATGCGACGATACCTAGTGGGTTTGGACCTTTgtcgtgttcattaaaaagaccgCGTGCGAGCAAGAAAATGTCCAGCTTTGCAAGAAAATACTCTCTTGGGTATCATCACATGATCTGTGTTGAGAGAACAAAATCGACACGCGAAAAAAGTGTAATGGAAAAAATGATTAGTGATGTCAGAAGCAATGCTCCCACTGGCAAAGTATTTGCAGaacttatttttaaaaatattgtcGATACGTTTTACTGAATTATTGTACACTCTTGTCGGTTTGTCAATTGTCGGAAGAAGGGCATAGCTCTGTAGGCAATCAAGAAATTGTTGAGCAAGTTTATAAGTTTGAGCACGAAGATTATTTACGTTGACATCACCTATAAcacaaacatttgaaattttgggTAGAAATTATGCAATGTTTAGCATTTCCTTTTTCCGTGCAGGAAGGAATTTTATAGTTTGCTCGTGCAGCAACCGTACGTGGCCACGTCGGCATTTGCATTCTAGATCATTCTACTCAATTCTACTCTTGATTTACATTTTTAAAGTCGTAACAGTCTCATGCATAAAAGATTTTGGAGCGTGGAATTGGCCAGCCCTCCATTCCACTCTTCACATTTTTCGTGGTAGAGATATTCGGAAAGGTCTTTATTCCTGTTGGCTATGAAACACGCCTCAGAAATGAGAAGGGTTCGGGAATTTTTCGCGCCCTAAGcaattgaaaagaaatgtttATGCTGATCATTTACCGCTTACTACTTCCGTCTCTTACTCCACtctctgaaattaaaaatgatgatgTTCTCGAAAACTCTACAAATACCTAATTTGTTTTCCAACACTTATTCCTCTAAGGTGTACTACAGATGTCAAATCAA
This genomic window from Acropora muricata isolate sample 2 chromosome 2, ASM3666990v1, whole genome shotgun sequence contains:
- the LOC136906708 gene encoding tumor necrosis factor ligand superfamily member 15-like; translation: MKFLLVLATLVCTDLPFCAGKTSANRVQKICATRKCPINIDIHTKGEKGDKGDTGEKGEKGEKGESTPCHCALQSASKPSAHLEPLDLRAKTYAANQVIQDWSLKSRFSHLAGGMKYSNGRVTVPIAGRYYIYTQIYFLEKAFRILVMVNNGAVTMVQPMALKQGSMFAAGVFTLNVGDVVMLQVNSANPAAVYMSMAHCYFGAYLI